In Brassica napus cultivar Da-Ae chromosome C2, Da-Ae, whole genome shotgun sequence, the sequence GGATCTTTTAACTACTTTTTAAAGTAATTAAAAAGACACAActctataaaaaattaattaatgcaaCTTTTAAGATGAAGCAACATAACCAAGTGAATAAACACAATTCTTAAATGTTTAGAaagatacattttaaaatatttaattactttgtaaactaattcaaaagacacaactctgcaaacaattaattaatgctACTTTTAGTATGAGAAAATATAACCTTTGATATTAATTAGGATTCCTATTATTAATAGATATCATTTATCATCATTTTAATTCGgatttataattttgataaaattcgCATAAACTCTTGAAACACAGTTGAAAACTGTGAATGTCCCGCTGAATTTTGAACTCTCTGTTTAGTTTTTTGAAAGACCTATCTTAGCATAAAACTGTCTTTGaccaaatcaataaaataaatgtatgtGTGCGTATGCCTTTGATCTTTGATATACGTATAACGTTTAGGTACGTGTGTTATACATTCTTTTGTTAGTATTATTAAGGTATCTTTAACTCTAttgtatttttcatttaaaaatagaataagtgGAGTATACGGAGTAAACCCATCTCCAATAGagcactatttttttttcattctaaaatacAGTAATTCtattaaagtttatattttcGGATTTACTCAAATGGTGTTaatctataatagagttatagAATAGAATAAAAATGGATGTTTTAGAGTAAATAGTTATATCCCTATTCTATTCTATTCTTAGAGTAAAATGGTTACATCACTCTATACTTTATTTTGTAATAGAGTTACTACAAAATACTATTAGAACAAagtctattttataatatggttattctataatagaattgtttgaatttaaaataaaatatagaagagATTATATCTCTATTGGAGATGGTCAAAGGACATCTTCATTCTCACTATAATAATGTAGTGGAAAATAGagtatgacaaaaaaataaaaaattattctatttatgGAGTAATTTCTTTTCTGTTCatactttattttctatttttttttttttggagtaaATTGTAAAGTGGAGATGAAGATATTTTAAAGAATGTTTCAATCCTACTTCAATTCTCATTTTATAGTAGAGTAAAAGATAGATTTactttataaatgaaataatctattttttttattcattactctattataaagtaaaaaaatggAGTATAATTGGAATATTTTGACTttctattctattttaaaaatagaaaaaaaaattggagttTTACGTTAGAAATACTATAATCGTCAAACTGTGGCCGGACGTGATAATTCGTTTTTGTAATTAATGTTGAAAATGTGGTTGTCGGGATGACTTATTAATAGAATCTGATGTATACAAATGAATTGATCCGCACTTTTGTTTACCTAACAGTCACTGTTTGGCCATGTGGCATAATTAAACCACCTTAATTAGGGATTTGCAAATCTTCATGATGTTTTTTATATCAATTGACAATAAGATATTTCCATCACGTAAGCCATATCATAGCTTAATTCCAATTCCCTTGAACTCTAATTATCTAAATTGAATTTTAAGAATACAAGCCGACAAAAGTATATGTATACGtttagcaaaagaaaaatatacgtatatgaatgttgttataatattacaaacacaatttttcccaaaaaaatattactaacaCATCAatctatatatttacaaatattactCACATGAGAACATGCATTGTCTATATAGTGTCTATCTAGATTCACATGAATATACATGTGTTTTTATGATAGCACCAAGTTCTGTTTAATTTTTCTTccaaaaattaagtttttttaattagatattAAACCCAAACGTTTTTATAACCAAATGGGTAAAAAATATTGGTTGCACACGCCCGGATAATAAAGGTTTACAAGCTCTAGTTTACTCTGTCTTTCCTTTTTGACGTGCTCTAATTTACTTAGATCGCAATGATGCTGAGCCATTTTTTCGCCAAAATTACATGTCACTTATTGAGGGGCTGCGCACATGCGTCTTGAATCTTGTAATGATGAATGGATAATATAAACGAAGGGAACATATATGGAGCATGATGATGCATGGCCAAATAAAGGTTTTAAGACAACTCAAATAGTACGTACttaattaaatgtaaatagagATACGAACACAACAAAATGTGCCCACGAATTGAAATCATTACCCTAATTCCCTATGTTcctttctttttgaatttttgctcCAATACAATTCCATTATGACAACCTATACAGCTCATGAACTTTTAAatgatattcttcttctttttatgcATCGTGAGATACAAATATTGAATGAAGATCGCTTTGAGTGATGATGATCTTCTAAATTTGCAGGTTCCAGTTAAGGTGGCCCTAATTAATTCTTAAACAAGCACCGTTAATCACTTGTAGTTTTGATCGTCGctcatataatattttattaaatcatcGATTATTTTGAGACACGAAGTTGTAAAGAAGGAAAGAATATGACAACTACACGTGCGTCTACCACAGTTTTGCTATCCGGTTACAAtgtcttaatgtttttttttctttttgtagcaCATCTTAgtgtttttcttattaatacaaaatataatcttTATCCGTTGCAATTAACAATTTGATCGGGAAACATATTATGTAtggtaaagaaaaaaataagtgtCTTACTTTAAATTTGAACCGAGCAAATCATAGTTATTCTAATTAATAATTTAGGTTTATAAATATCCAATGTGGCTGGATATAGAGTCGtgtaccaaaaactaaaaatcacAATAATATAGCTATTTGGATAATGATTACCAAAAATAAGACATATTATTCTCATTTGTTTAGTGAAGCATACACATGTTTATTAagtatcattttataaatattagaaaaattatttgaatgaaaaaataaaagaaacccaaGTCAGAACTTTGGCCTAGAAGTTGTCAGTTAacagaaaatgaaataaaacaaaagtaaagtAAAGACAAAAACGTTATCTTGTTAATTATAAGACTGCTTAAGGTATAATGCAAAATGGCATATAGGAAATGAACCGGAACACACAAATATAGTGACGAGAACCTATAATGAACTTTGTTATTGAGGGTGTCAATAAAAGTGACATATAGAAATAAAATGTgatatgtcaaaaaaaaaaaaaaaaatgtgataaaATTGTATATCGCATTGAACTTAACGATCTAGTAGTTCAATTCCCACTGAACTCAACTATATTGTATCACACCTAGTTAGACTCGTCTTATCTTGCTATCTAAGTGCTCAAGATATTTCAAGTTAACCAAGttgctttggtctagtggtataggAGCTCCAGCTGGAGTGCCCGTCCCTTggttcgagccttggccacTGCGGAATTTACATGTGGGCTGCAGCacccgagaccgaagaccgttacacggtgagccacatggtgacgccctggcagcgtccttgctcacttcggtctctagtctggaccacctcggtggggccaggatactcggttagcaaaaaaaaaaaaaaaagatatttcaagTTTTCAACTCATTATTAGAtaacaaattaataaacatccagaaaagtaataataaaataactgtAGCGACAACAAGTTAACATGTGGCAAAAGAAGCAAACAGAATGTAATCTTGAGGATATTCCATGTCTTGCTTTTTATTGTCTATTTACGGCACAATGATTAATCACGAATCTAAAGCTAGCCTACAATTGTTTTTATGAAATTCAAgataattttagtttattattataaataatcacaCTTTTCGATAGCCGCGAGGAAGAAAAGTTCATAAATTAATTAGACCTCAGAGGAACAAGATCTTATAGATTCTTTTGATGATGACCTAAGTGTAGAAAGATCATTTAGTAGGGTAGAAAGATCATTTAGTAGGGATACTAATGAGAATTATTCTCCAAAAGGAACATCAATTCATCCAAAGTAGGAGTATAAAACATTCGATTGATAACAATTTTAACAATatggaaataaaattatttcgacggtttaagaataaaataaaatataataatatggaaaTAAAATGTGGAAACATGCGATTGAATCACTGGCAACTTATCGCTTTATCCAAATGCCGCTTTCATGGTTATGGCTCCCGCTACAACCTGATGAGAGGTAGAGTGTTAGAGCACATTCGTGTGTCTCTTTAGGGCATCTTTAAAAAGCCATTTAATTCCACCAAAACCCGATAAGTCCATGCTGCATCCACAAAACCGTGGGTGTCTTTAGTATCAGAATTTAATCATCgtcttgttatatatattttcgaaatataattttaagttttatatctATGTATATGTGTTGACAATTTTAACTCTCACCAGCAAAATATAAAACCTAGACAAGTTTCTAACATAATTGTGCTGATCAGAGGGTCAAGATTCGTTGTCCGTGGGGAAATAATTGTACATGGGGATCTAAAACCAATATCCAATCCCcattatatatttatggtaCATGCCCTATAGCTCTTTTTGATATTTACAACTAATCACagttatgatgatgatcatgcaTGGTGGTGGTGAATGGTGATGAAGACACATTACAATACtatgttaattttataattaagttTCATCTACAATATCAGTTGTTGAGAATAgctattaacttttttttttagctatTAACTTTTGATAGACATGCATttgatctctctcttttttctttcgtgaaccctaaacctaaattgTAATTAATGGCATCAAAATTGCAGATGAACCaattatcaaaagaaaatattttttataaaagtatgtgaataatatttcttttggtGTACGAAGTTACTATAGAAATTATCAATGCACTAATGTAAAAAACGGACTGTGGAATATTTTTCAAAACCATTTGACTAGCGAGTTACATCGTGCGTATATAAAGAAGCGAAGACTATTTGCCTAttacttattcttgggttcaccctatggagtgaacctagaggttcaccaatcaataggattgtgttatttcatattcgatatcttttaaaaaaggaaacaaaatattgtcaaattatattatttttttaaaattaaaaggtaaaaagaaataaataaaaaatagtaataactacaaaaaaaatatttttaacgtcgtcagcaaaacattaaaccctaaatcctaatccctaaaccttaaatcctaaaccctaaacccttaacccttgggtaaaccctaaattctaggataaattttaaactctaagataaatcttaaactctaaatcaaaatcactaaacacgaaaacactcaagggtttaggatttagagttttagggtttagtgtttttatttagagtttatgatttatccaagggtttagggtttacccaagggtttagagtttatccaagggtttagggtttacccaagggtttaggtttaccaaagggtttagggtttaggatttagggtttagggattaggatttagggtttagggattaagatttagggtttattattttgctgacgacgttaaaaatatttttttaattcttttttctgtagctgctatttttttttttacttttttattttaaaaacataatataacttgataatattttgtttccttttttaaaagatatcgaatttgaaataatgaaatcctattggctGGTGAATCTAAAGGTttaccctagggggtgaacccaagaataactcctatgacttattcttgggttcaccccatAGGGTGAACCTAgaagttcaccaaccaataggattgtgttatttcatattcgatatcttttaaaaaaagaaacaaaatattgtcaaattatattatttttttaaaattaaaaggtaaaaagaaataaataaaaaatagtaataactacaaaaaaaatatttttaacgtcgtcagcaaaacattaaaccctaaatcctaatccctaaaccttaaatcctaaaccctaaacccttaacccttgggtaaaccctaaattctaggataaatcttaaactctaagataaatcttaaactctaaatcaaaatcactaaacacgaaaacactcaagggtttaagatttagagttttagggtttagtgtttttatttagagtttatgatttatccaagggtttagggtttacccaagggtttagagtttatccaagggtttagggtttacccaagggtttaggtttaccaaagggtttaggatttaggatttagggtttagggattaggatttagggtttagggattaagatttagggtttattattttgctgacgacgttaaaaatatttttttaattcttttttctgtagctgctattttttttttacttttttattttaaaaacataatataacttgataatattttgttttcttttttaaaagatatcgaatttgaaataatgaaatcctattggctggtgaatctagaggtttaCCCTGGAGGGTGAACCTAAGAATAACTCTTTGCCTATTGAAGCAAGTGGTTTTCCAATATTCTCACGTGACTGCAATTTTATTGCAGATTTtctttttagaataaaaaatattgaatgtaTAGTTTTGAAAGCATATTGAAGGtatacttttaaataaaaaaattaaaggtttTCGGCCACCCGGACATCTAATAGAATAAGATCcaaactatttaaaattaattcttttaaaaaaattccccACGAAAATCAAACTCATAATCCTTTAAATCCTGTTAGATAATCAAAAATTTTTATCCATCAGACCAATCCTTTATTGGCTATTGAATGTATATTAATCACAGAACTTCATATCATAAGCTATAAAGATGTATATCATAAGCTAACATTATATGacatacataaatatatgattaatatcaTCTAACAATTTTAATCGGGTCAACTGaattaattagttaattatataaatatccaTTCAATAAACGAgtactttaaataaaataatattagttaaaatataccaaaatattattaactCGCCCAGTAATAATTATCTAAACAAAACAACTTACAGAAACCCGTACAATATACATGCGTCTCCATGGGTGGCTCTATAAATACAGATCTACTACTACTCTTCATTGATATAACCAAAGCTAAAGCGTTCAAACATATTTCCCAGAAAAATATGGCAAGTAATAATTTTCCATCACAAAGTCATCTtctagtaataataatatttatcacAACTCTTTTAACTCCGATCACAACCAACAACACATCACCACAACCATGGAATATCCTTTCCAACGACAACTTCGCCGGAAAACTGACCTCCGCATCCTCCTCCGTCGAAGCAGCTGCCATCGATTTCGGCCACGTCACCAAAATTCTACCCTCAGCCGTCTTAAACCCTTCCTCCGTCCAAGACATCATCGATCTCATAAAACTTTCTTTCGACTCTCAATCCTCTTTCCCTATAGCCGCTCGTGGCCACGGACACAGCTTCCGTGGCCAAGCCGCTGCTAAAGACGGAGTCGTGGTCAACATGCGGTCAATGGTAAACGAGGACCGAGGCATAAAGGTGTCTAGGACCGGTTTATATGCGGATGTGGACACTGCATGGCTATGGATTGAGGTGTTGAATAAAACGTTGGAGTTGGGGTTAACGCCTGTTTCTTGGACGGACTATTTGTATTTAACGATCGGTGGAACGTTATCCAACGGCGGAATAAGCGGACAAACGTCTCGGTACGGTCCACAGATCAGTAATGTTCTAGAGCTGGATGTTATTACTGGTACGTACCATGCTTTTACATATATTCCAAATCTATGCAATATTTACTTCGTACGTTTGacgacaaaaataaaatacaataaaatcgTACGTTTTTTAGATCTGCGTGGTCACTTGTGTTTATGctcttgttttgtttatattgtTTGTGTCTTTTGTACATATTTCTCGAACTAGCTTTTCTTGTTTTCACACATCTAGCTAATCACATTATTTTTGTGTCTAAGAGTAGAAAGAAACACGGGCTATGTATAAAATAGGTGGTTGTTAGAAAAGATTTTTCTTTGTTGTACGTAGTGATAGAAGATTTAGCATTATTGCTGTTTTtgcaacaaaaatttcaaattaaaattcgTGAAAGATACGtgtaattataatatattgtcTCTACTTGAAAGTGTTGCACAAAAAAAGTGTCTACTTGAAAGTTGAAacagaacaatttttttttgattttatgtttttattacgATTTTGTACTAACGCTATATATAACAAGTTCAATTACTAACTAaatagtttttcaaattttgaattttataatttcttacatattatgGATGTTTCGTCGAATCTAAGTTTGATCTCCGCGAAATTTACATAATGGTCACGCCGCGCACGTTAATGTTATGTAATTGTTCATATAAACCGGTGACAAACAAATATTCAACCAAAAATGGTCCCACGCGTATGTTTTTTCACGAGGTTTCTTGTGGCATAGAGACAAAACTCAAAAGCTTATAACGTTTGGTCATAACCAGGTGTAAATTTTCTTATTACAGCTAATAGTTGTACCACTATGTCCACATATGCATCCATATATAATTCCATATACAAACACTGTTGGTCTCAAGTTTAGTTCGTTTACGAAGACTTTCTAGTTCCAAAGTTTGGTTAGGAGATAAGATATATTAATGGGACCGACTTTAACATTTTAGGCTTAAAACAACGATAGTTTTATTTGAAACTCGTTGCATCTTTTCTATAAACTATGATATTCTTTGTATAGTCTTACGGTCCAAATATGTTGAAATAGTTTAAGACTGAACTTTCTAATTGGGTCAGTTATTTTTCCCCGGAACTTTATAGGAAAAGGGGAGATTGCAACTTGTTCCAACGACACGAACTCAGATCTTTTCTACGCGGCGTTAGGAGGTTTGGGTCAATTCGGAATTATAACAAGAGCCAGGATTAAACTCGAATTAGCTCCAAAAAGGGTAtgttaaatatgtaaattattcaatatatattttatacaagtAAGAATATTTACCgaaatttttgattaaatatatcTCTTTTGTTGGAAACTTTTCAGGCTAAATGGTTAAGGTTTCTATACACTGATTTCTCTGAATTCACAAGAGATCAAGAACGATTGATATCAGAAACGGACGGTTTACATTTCTTGGAAGGTTCCGTTATGCTTGACCATGGCCCACCTGATAACTGGAGATCTACTTACTATCCACCGTCCGATCACTTGAGGATCGTCTCAATGATCAAACGATACCGTGTCATCTACTGTCTCGAAGTCGCCAAGTATTACGACGAAACTTCTCAACACTCAGTCAACGAGGTCCGTACACATATACACGATCTCTACTCATAATTAAACAActctatcttatattatatgtttcttAATTTTCTCAATTATTTAAACTATGCAGGAAATTGAGAAGTTAAGCGAGAGTTTGAACTATGTAAGAGGGTTTGTGTACGAGAAAGATGTGACGTATATAGATTTCTTGAACCGGGTTCGAACGGGAGAGCTAAACCTGAAATCCAAAGGCCAATGGGATGTTCCACATCCATGGCTTAATCTCTTTGTACCAAAATCTCAGATTTCAAGATTTGATTATGGTGTCTTTAAGGGTATTATCCTTAGAAATAACATCACTACCGGTCCACTTCTTGTTTATCCCATGAAGCGCATTATGTAAGTTAAAACTATAGAGCGATCAtccattcaattttttttattaaagttcTTACTAAATGTTTATGGCCTCCAAAATTTCAGCTTTGTGTTTAAATAACTGACTTTTAAGGTTTTGCTTCAGGTGGAATGATCAAATGTCTACCGCTATACCCGAAGAAGATGTATTTTATGCGGTAGGGTTCTTACGATCTGCCGAGTTTGACAATTGGGAGGCTTATGATAAAGAAAATATGGAGGTATTAAAGTTTTGTGAGGATGCTAAAATGGATGTCATACAGTATCTTCCTTATCATGCATCACAAGAAGGATGGGTTAGACATTTTGGTCCGATGTGGAATACTTTTGTAGAGAGAAAATATAGATACGATCCTAAAATGATATTGTCTCCAGGACAAAATATATTTCGATAAATAAACTTGTGTTAGGCAATAATTATGTTAATTGTTAGTCGTTGTCGTTCTCACTTTATGTGTTTGGCCACGCTTTTCATTGATTCTGATTGCTATATTTACTTTAGACTATTGGAAGTTCCACTTGAATAAATCATAAGAAATAATCTAAAGTTTGGTGGGAGATTTTTGGTGATAaggaattaaaaataaaaccataatgaTGGTAAGAAAGTGGAAATTGATACGAAAGTGAAGGACATGATCATAAGATTTGAAAGTACAAATGTGAAACCTATCTTTCGATCTCTGTAAGTAACAATTGAacatacatgtatatattaaaCAGTTAATAAAGcgaataataaatcattttgtCTGAGAAATGTTCCCAAGCCTTTTTGTTACAGTCTGCGGGAAAGCAGGAGACATCCAAACTTCTTGCCTCCTTTctcgtttttttaatattgtttttttgtacTTTGAAGATCTTGGTCGAGCGAGATCCACGTATGAATCGAATATTTTAAATCACTTAAAACATATGGTAAATTAATAATCAAAAGTATAATAATCACTACAGTTAAATAGTATATGTTTTTGATCAGCTGTCTAAATTCAgttgattttaagttttgtttgtttatagaaAAGGATTGCGATTAATTTATTAAG encodes:
- the LOC106374136 gene encoding cytokinin dehydrogenase 3 — its product is MGGSINTDLLLLFIDITKAKAFKHISQKNMASNNFPSQSHLLVIIIFITTLLTPITTNNTSPQPWNILSNDNFAGKLTSASSSVEAAAIDFGHVTKILPSAVLNPSSVQDIIDLIKLSFDSQSSFPIAARGHGHSFRGQAAAKDGVVVNMRSMVNEDRGIKVSRTGLYADVDTAWLWIEVLNKTLELGLTPVSWTDYLYLTIGGTLSNGGISGQTSRYGPQISNVLELDVITGKGEIATCSNDTNSDLFYAALGGLGQFGIITRARIKLELAPKRAKWLRFLYTDFSEFTRDQERLISETDGLHFLEGSVMLDHGPPDNWRSTYYPPSDHLRIVSMIKRYRVIYCLEVAKYYDETSQHSVNEEIEKLSESLNYVRGFVYEKDVTYIDFLNRVRTGELNLKSKGQWDVPHPWLNLFVPKSQISRFDYGVFKGIILRNNITTGPLLVYPMKRIMWNDQMSTAIPEEDVFYAVGFLRSAEFDNWEAYDKENMEVLKFCEDAKMDVIQYLPYHASQEGWVRHFGPMWNTFVERKYRYDPKMILSPGQNIFR